The window attttataaaataatatatgttttagatGCCAATCTctccttcccttttcttttgcctCTCCCTCCTCCCCTTTCCCTTGAAGACTATTTTAGATATCACATGTAAATTTAACGGATCTATAATATACTTAATGTTCAcgtactaattaattagtttttagaaCTAGACTCGctattcaattcattttatttatagggactaatttataatttattcatttgGAGAACAAGACTTGAAATCAGATTCTTGAGAAGCAAATATTAATGGCAAatgttactatatatatattgtctttGATTACGAAAGCAAAAACTTCAAAcgcataactttttttatatattaatttttacataattctttaattaagaaaataagttACTTTTTCCTGTcgtataatcttaatttttgagaaattgtttttattggtaAACAATGATTCGTTTATCTATCATCTTGGCAGCAAATTGCAATAGATGGGAGAAATTCGTTCACCATATTTTTCACTTGGCCAATATTACTATggagataatcctgatattcatTCACCGTACTTTTCATATGGCGGAGAGGACTATCATGGAGATAATGCCGAAATTCATCCACCTTATTCTTCCGCCGGAGACTATCATGGAGATAATGCCGAAATCCATCAAACATATTCTTCAGCTGGAAACTACTTTGGAGATAATGCTGAGATTCATTCACCATATTCTTCAGCCGGAGACTACCTTGCAGATAATACTGAAATTCATTCTGAAGCATTGTTTCATCAAGATATTTATGGAAATTCATACAATGCACAACAATTTGTTAATAGAAATGTACAGCGTCAAGCTAGAGTAGATTCCATACATGAACAAGAGAGTGATGTGTGCATCTACAGAGTTGGCGGGGCACTTCGCAAATCAAATGGAGCCATGTACAGTCCTCAACAAATTTCTATAGGCCCTATTCACCACGGCAACAGAAATCTGCATTTCATGGAAAGGAAAAAGTCTGAATACTATGAACAGTTCTGGAAAGACAGGGTGTCAAAGGAAAGGGAACGGAAAGGGGCTGAGGACGAGTTTTGGGTTGCCCTGGGAGAAGATGAAAATAAGATCCGCCAATGTTATGAAGTTGGTttccatagaaaaaaattttctcaacgctttctggATCTGATTCTGTACGATGCTGTATTCATCTTCGAGCTATTCCTCAAGTACAGAGAAGGTAGAGAGAAGTACATAAAAGATTCTGTATTGAAAGAAACATGGTTGAGGTTGGCGATTCGACGGGACTTGATTTTGCTTGAAAATCAGCTTCCATTCTTTATTCTTGATAAATTATATGGACTTCTTCCAGGAAACATTAAAGGAGAAAACACGGAATTTATAACTCTTGCTTGTTCCTATTTTAAACCCCACCTTCCAAGTAACTTCACTCCTGGAGCAAAAAAGCCATTGCATTTCACTGATTTGGTAAGATCTTTACTATCCTACTCTCGAAAAGGCAAGTCTGTAGAACTAATCAAAAGCTTTCACAGTGCAACCAAGCTACGCCAAGCAGGAGTTAGTTTTAAGGTTCCACGAGAACAtgattgcttacttgatgtaGAATTCAGTAGAAGATTGAGAACAGAGTTTCAGATACCACAGCTTGAGATAAACGGCAACACTGAAAGTCTCTTCAGAAACCTTGTGGCCTTGGAGAAGCGTTTTTATAGAGGACAAGAGTACATCAGCCATTACATCAACCTATTGAGTATTCTTGTTGTCAAACCTAAAGACGCGAAACtcctaatgaaaaataaaattgtaacttATTACAAAGACGAAGTTGCTGTGAGGGACCTGATTTACAGTCTTGCATCAAGCACGACTGATCTCCATTCCTGTTATCACGGCATCTTTTCGACGGTGGATGATTATTATAAAAGCTCCTGGGCCAAAAACCCCGCATACTTTGTGGAGGAATTTTTCGGGAATTTTTGGAAAGGTGTTGGAACGGTTACTGCAGCTATCTTCCTCATCCTCACTTCGGTACAAACAATTTGTGCGATCCTTGGCCTGCGCTAGCACTCCAAGTGGATCAAGTCAATCCAAAGCCTTTGTAGTTTTATTTCTCCTGTTTGTTGGCTTTTGTTGTGTTGTGCTGTGGATTTTATGTTTCCTGTGCAgtcaatacacacacacacacacacgttctctttgatgttttttttttaaattcttatcaCATGTAagtattctttatattttattttggattgctCATAATTTGCGTTTAATATTATAGAACTTagaattttttactttaaaatatattaatttaatatttttttaactaaaatacataaattaccATATTTCTAAACACTTACGTAACTTATCTCTAAGTGTGCGAGGGTGATAAGAATAGGCATCAACAAAAAGACACAAGCATGActtgttaatataatatttctttccTAGGTTTTCAAGCTATGCATATTAATGTCACTTTCTTGGGCTGAAGGGTGACCAAACCAAGCTGCGGACACATAgtctagaaaataataaataaacttgaaataaataaaatataattttgattgatatgtaagctagtttaaaaatatactctactatccaataaaaaaaaatatttacacgaGTATAAGAAACTTATGAGAgtattttattaacataaaaagaaaaaaaaataagtggtgatcaatattaataaatcaaacgaAAGAAAATTGGGGTCAACACATTGATCTCGTTTTTTACCACACATTGTTAAGTctttaacaatattaaaatagtttgaatattaaatttagttttgattgatgtagaaattaatttaaaattatgtttcattatcggataaaaataagaatttacaagagtttttattaagataaaaaaagaaattgtttttactGGTTATCAATGTTAAGGGTCCACCAATTGATCTTAATTTTTACCCTAACATCGTTAAGTCTCTAACGCTGTTAACTCACCACGCCCATATTTAAGCACGGGTTGATACATGGAGCCTCCCTCTTTCCCATTTCCTTGATCTCTCTCTGGGCAGCTTCTGTGTACTCTgccctctctctgtctctcgcTCGCTATATGTAAGCAATCCCCCTCTCTTTATTgcttttgttattattgttgtagATCTTGATCTGGATTCGGACGGGATTAGTCTTGTTTTGGTTCTATagcttgtcttttttatttttctcttgaaGGTTCCTAGATCTGACCCTTGTTGGATTTGAtctgtttttggtgtttttcttatgtttttcaatgacccttttgtttgttttgttttctggtATTGACATTAAGAAGATTATGAATCTATAAATTTGGCTTTGGTGTgaaataatgaaatgaaaatagaGGAATTTAAAGGAACGGACTTCATTGTTTATACAAGCTTGGATCTGTATGATTTATTGTTGATTCTAAATGCCCTGATGGATTGGACCTTGTGTCGTATGTGAAATGTTGTTAAAaaggaaagattttttttgtgtttgtaagaAAATGTGTTTTGAGATCTTGCTATGCCCTGATGGATTGAACCTTGTGTCGTATGTGAAATGTTGTTAAAAAGGAaagattttgtttgtgttttaagaTCTTGCTTGCTTGAATGCATGcagtgtttgattttgattgtttcATTGGTGTGAGATTTAGGAAAGATGGGCCGTTATGAAACCAACCACCTCTCAAGTCTCGACCCATGACCCAAAGCATTTGAAGTCCTTATGTTCAAATGCTTTTCAAACTAGGTCTCTTGATCTGTTATAAGTTAAAACTCTAAGTAAtaagaatattataaatatagaaagatttttaaaatatttaattttgttttgctttatttttatttttcaaaaagttattataaatctttatatagaaaataaactagaaagaGGAGTTGATTTTATACCTGCTCCAcgtataatatatatttattttcagtatACTACTCATCTATTATTTCTCATTTTGCATAATCCTAGCCATTAACTTGAAATGTTATATAAGTCAAGATTTAACTAGTGTTATGTATTAGGGTATGCTTGATACGTGGGTAAAGGAGTTTTCCACCTCTTTTACTTGTGTTTATAACAATTTCAAGGGTACGgaaaaattaatctaaagaAGTTTAAGATTTAATCTCAAAAGCGGAGTTAAATGGTAACTTTATGGAGGGTGGAAGGGgtacaaaaaatgataatgataagATTTCAgaagtagaaaataattttgtcaATTATAAGACGACATTAATTGTAATGGGTTTCTTTCAAAagcaaaattatgattttcGCATTAGAAAAATagtgtaagaaaataattttggtaGGAGTAACTCTGTATCAAATCTTAGACCTATTCAGTATCACTGCGAGAAGGAGAAAGCCAATGAGAAAGCCAATGTAGAAGAACTGAAGCTAAGGAGCAAGAAGTCTAGAGATGCTGCGATTGTACAAATCATAAAGATGTTCTCATGGTTTATAGAGGCAATGAGATTTTTGAGAAATTCATGAATTTTAGATTCTGCACTctcttttcatatttgtttaagGAAATAAtggtttaatatttattaaaaaaaataatggaaattTTATCACACAACAACACTGAGGAAGTACAATCAGATATGAGATTTCCTTATCTGTGgtcttttttgtcattttctttgATAAACTTGGTTTACTGAAATTATgaatgaataatttattaagcATTATTGGTGGCTTTATATAGCCATACAAAAGGTATCAAATAACAGAAGTAACAGCAAAAGCAAATAACATGGGTTGTGGCCAAAGACCAGATCAACGCCCTGATATTCAGGGATTATTGCtaacagaaaacataaaaaactgaaGACTAAGTCTTCTCAGGTGACATTTCCCTTCCTTAAACTGATGATTCTTCTTCAGTTTATACCCGGGTTTTGAGGAACACCCATCAACATGTGCTGTTTCTCAAAGGCTGCTCTTGTTAAGGGTTTAGTCATAATATCGGCCAATTGTTCTTGAGAATAACAGTGCAGCAACGTCACAACCCCATCTCTAGTTAGATCACGAAGGAAGTGGAAGCAAACATCAATATGTTTGCTTTGACCGTGCATGACAGGATTTTTCGAGAGTTTAATGACAGAACTGTTATCACAATACATTACTGTTGCTCCCTTGGAGTTCTGATTAAGTTTTCCTAACATTCTTCGTAACCATACGACCTGACAAGCACAGGATGCAGCAGCAATGAACTCAGCTTCAGTTGTGGAGAGAGTGACTACCGGTTGTTTATTTGAGGACCATGATATAGCTTCAGAGCTTAACAAGAATAGAAAACCTGAAGTGCTTTTCTTATCCTCTAAGTCTCCTGCATAGTCATTGTCGGTGTAACCGAGAAGCTCTTCATTGCCTTCGTGCTTATAAAATATTCCATACGCGAGTGTGCCTTTGATATACCTAAGCACTCTTTTCACTACTTGCAGATGGATTTCTATAGTATGGGTCAGGTGTCTGCTAAGCATATTAACCACGAACATAATATTTGGTCTGGTAGATGTTAGATATATCAAGCTTCCTATTATCTGCATGTATAGAGTATTATTAACTGCTATGCTGGTGGATTCTTAGACCAGTTTGAATCCTGGAATGATGGGATTAAATACAACATTACAATCAGCCATGTTGAACCATTGCAACACCTCCTAGGCATACTTTGAATATTTCATCTATTAAGGAGGATTCCCCAAATACCTAAAATAAAGATGATCATAGAAAATGTGAAATATTTAAGAGGATCCATTTCAGGAATATGGAATATAAGAGAAATTCAAATGTTATAACTCCAGTACGAACGTCATTCGACATCGAAAAAACTCCATGGACGCTCAGGGTCGGGTCGATGAGGAAATCTCCAtttcaaaagaatgagaagagCATGTTAGGTTACCTTCTTTGACATATAAAAATTCCATCAGCTCGTTGAAATACCTCTAAACCCAGAAAGTATCTCATTCAACCAAGATCAGTCATATCAAATTCTTTCATCATGGATTGTTTAAACGAATTAAACATCATCTCATTGTTTCCGGTAAATAGGAGATCATCAACATAAAGACACACAATTAAGAAAGTACCTTCTTCAGTTTTCTTTAGGAAGAGAATATGTTCATAAGAACATATCTCAAACCCTTCCTTTAAGAAATAAGATTCAATCCTACTGTACCATGCCTGTGGAACTTGCTTCAAACCGTACAAAGCTCTCCTTAAGCGACACACCTTCTTTTTTGCTCCTTTTATCACATAACCAGAAGGTTGTTCAATGTACACCTCCTCATTCAACTCACCATGAAGGAATGCAGACTTCACGTCGAGTTGAAACAATGACCACCCCTTTTGTGCTGCTAGTGCAAGAATTAACCATATAGTATCCATGCGAGCCATGGGTGCAAAAACCTTTATATAGTCCACCCCGTATTGTTGTGTGTATCATTTGGCAATGAGGCGGGCTTTGTATTTATCAACTTCTCCGCGTTCATTAAACTTAGTCTTGTATACCCATTTAACCCCAACTGTTTTTGCACCGTAGGGAAGATCAGTGATTTCCCATGTATTATTCTTCTGAATTGCTGCAATTTCAGAATCCATGGCATCTCTCCATTTGGCACTTCAAGTTGCATTCTCATAGGACAAAGGGTCTTCATCAACAAATAAAGCAAAGTTACCTTGATTATCATCAGAATAAGCATCTTCAATGTCATAATCACGCATCCAAATTGGTGGTTGACGAGGATGATTTCCATCAAGTTGTGAAACAGAGTCAGCAGTCGTTTGTTCTTCAGCTACTGGATGCTCCAAATTTCCTTGATGGCTTTCATCATGATTATCTACAGCATCATGAAAGTCATTGTGATTATCAGTAGTATCGAAGAATCCATTGTCTTCTTCATGAGCAGTTTTTCCTGAATTGTTATCCAGTGTTTCATCTTGGATATTATTGTTGCTGTCTGTATCATTCCAATCAAGAGAGGCTTGTATTGCCTCAGTATGAGTATCATCCCACGACCAACTTTCTTCTTCATTGAAAACAACATCACGGATGACAATCACCTTTTGAGAGAGTGGATCATACAAGCGGTAAGCTTTGGACTCTTCATTGATTCCTAGCAGAACACATTTTACACTTTTATTGTCTAGTTTGGTGCGTTTGTTATCTGGAACATGAACATAAGAAAGGCATCCAAACACACGGAAATAAGTGACAGAAGGTTTAGTGCCACTCCATGATTCTTCtagtgttttattttgaattgccAGTGTGGGACTTCTATTGAGTATGTGTGCTGCCCAGTTGACAGCCTCAGGCCAAAAAGTTTTTGGAACTCTTTTACTGGTGAGCAGACTTCGAAACATATTCATGAtggttcaattttttctttcagcCACTCCGTTTTGCTGAGGAGCATAACTTGTTGTGAGTTGGCAATGTATCCCATTAACTGTGCAAAACTCAATAAACTCAGTAGATGTAAACTCCCCCCCTCGATCAGTTCGCAAACCTTTGATACTAGTTCCAGTTTCCTTTTCAACCTTCACTTTAAAATGctgaaacattttaaaaacattagacTTTTTAGCCTAGAAGAAGACCCACAGCTTTCGGCTAAAGTCATCAATGAATGTTAACACATATCTCTTATGACTGTTAGAGATAGGATTAATTGGCCTACATATATCTGAATGAATGAGCTGAAGTGGGTGTGATGCTCTCCACATACTAGCTCGCGAGAAGGAGCTCCTATGTTGTTTTCCCAATATGCAATCTTCACATAACAAGTTTGAATATTGCAACTGGGGTAATCCATGCACCATTTGTTTCTGCTGTAAAGTTTTAAGACCTCCAAAGCTCAAATGGCCATAAC is drawn from Populus nigra chromosome 5, ddPopNigr1.1, whole genome shotgun sequence and contains these coding sequences:
- the LOC133694178 gene encoding UPF0481 protein At3g47200-like produces the protein MGEIRSPYFSLGQYYYGDNPDIHSPYFSYGGEDYHGDNAEIHPPYSSAGDYHGDNAEIHQTYSSAGNYFGDNAEIHSPYSSAGDYLADNTEIHSEALFHQDIYGNSYNAQQFVNRNVQRQARVDSIHEQESDVCIYRVGGALRKSNGAMYSPQQISIGPIHHGNRNLHFMERKKSEYYEQFWKDRVSKERERKGAEDEFWVALGEDENKIRQCYEVGFHRKKFSQRFLDLILYDAVFIFELFLKYREGREKYIKDSVLKETWLRLAIRRDLILLENQLPFFILDKLYGLLPGNIKGENTEFITLACSYFKPHLPSNFTPGAKKPLHFTDLVRSLLSYSRKGKSVELIKSFHSATKLRQAGVSFKVPREHDCLLDVEFSRRLRTEFQIPQLEINGNTESLFRNLVALEKRFYRGQEYISHYINLLSILVVKPKDAKLLMKNKIVTYYKDEVAVRDLIYSLASSTTDLHSCYHGIFSTVDDYYKSSWAKNPAYFVEEFFGNFWKGVGTVTAAIFLILTSVQTICAILGLR